CGAATCGGCGAAGTGTCAGACCATCAGTCCATTTCTTCTTGTGAAGGTTGAGCAACATCTTCTCCTCAAGCTCATTCTTCCTGTAGTTTATTGCAATCGAGTAATAGTGTCGGTTCAACCCATGGATTAACGCCTGGAAGTGATCAATGATGGTGTGAATAAGATTAACTGTGAGATAGTTGAGAAAAACTCTAAAGGTAATTCAGTTGCTCATAACCCACTTGAATAGATGGCTTATTAAGATGCCCGAGGTTGGAAGTTGTTTGGCGTGGTTCCTGCCCAAGCATCATAGTCTGAGGGTTAATTAGACGAAAAGCATCAATCACCACCTTCCCCTTAACACTCTGGATTGGATCCACGACCACCGCGACAGCTCTCTGATTCAGAGCCTCAAAACTCTGCAAAGCAATGTATGCTATAAATATTTGACCTCCATAATTCaatactaataattaaaatatttgaccTACTTAAAACTACAAATGGTAGCTCGCCCAACCCTCCACAAATATCTATTGATATCATTGTATTGGTTGAATTAATACACCATTTCAGAGCTAAGAAACCACATATCACAAAAAGCTGCCAACGGTGTCGTTAATAACAGTGAAGCATGAGGGCTTTGTGACAACAGTGACGCATATTAGATAGCCAACAATGTATGATGTATATAAGTTTAGATGCATAATTGATGGGTAAGGGATACAGTTAAAACACAAACCTGTTGTGTATTAATATCAACACCAGATAGCCAACATCCAAACCCTGGATGAGAATGATACCAACCCACGACCATCTCAGGCCTGTGAACAAAGAAATCAGCTCGGCTATCTGAACAACAAAGGACAGTATAAActgaaaaaatataacaagaagaaagaacTTCACAAAAAAGATCAACTTTCAAAAACATGGATGGACCCGTCCCTAGTTTAAGATACAGGATTTACAGAGTCAGAATCGAACGTGCCTTCTTAGTAATGAATAATTATAGCACGAATGCACAATATACAGACAAGCTATAATAAGATGAACCGAGTTAACTGAAGTAAGAAAAGAATAACAATTAAAGAGATCAAAGTGAGAGATGAAATACCGTCCAGTCTGTTTAAGCATATCGAGCATGTTGGTCTGAAAAACATGATCGACGGCTTCGACACTAACACCAGTACCACTTTGGGGCATGGCAAAGACGTCAACAACACGAACCGTGTACTCATCAACAAACTCTCCCAGCATCAAACCCATCACCTCCATCGGAACCCCAGCTCTTCCTAAAAATTAAACCAGACAGCTACGCGATTACAGATTCATCAAACGccataaaaaaatcaaataaaattatggaaaTGGTATTGTGATAAACCAGTAACGAGATTCGATAATCAAAAACGCCCATCAGATTTAGGGTTTACAATTCAGACAATTATTGGCGACaaattataaagaataatGAATGGTGCTCAAAAATCAAGCAGAGAATTAGAAGATTAAGAGTTGGATACCGAACAACCAAGAACATAGCAATTGTAGAATGAATTACCGTGCTTGAGCATCTTGAGGAGCGCGAGCGAGGAGATATAGACCTGCTCGGAAGAATCTAAGGTGGGGGAGTCCGGGGGAGGGTGTCCCAACGCACCACCGGCACCGGCAAACATCCTCTGAAGGCGTTCCATCCCTGACATTCGTCTATCACTCACTTGTAGTTCCTAATCTATCACCGCCGATCTGTTAAGTACCCGGAGTTTCTTTTGCTGCAAGATAAGAATACACCGgcgccttttctttttttctttttatcgtCTGTATTTATATTCTCCATCATTTCATTAGAAAgctttaaaatgtaaattaaaaataataacaataacaataataaaaataaaaaaataaaaaacattgtgaaatttaaattgagggccaaaatgaaaatggtcCAACTAGTTTTCTACCCCTACGTAGATTTCAAatagacattaaaaaaaaatatcatataaattgGTGAATTAAACTCAAAATGATTACCTCTGAGAGTTTAAACTTAGATCCtttatcattttcaattattaaaagcTAAAATCCTTTACATATTTGGAATGTATAACAATGAGTAGCTTTCAaataacttgttttttttaacgataattgaaatgaaggaagaataattagaaatagagaaaatagattattttataattaaaaatatcatatcatttgaagcaattataaaatataatttcaggTTAGTTTCGAAAATTGAGCATTATTATTAGGGATAAGTTTAACGCTTAGCACTGAAATATTGTAGGGCTTTACCCAAAAGGGAGCCCTTCCAGAAATTCTCGAAGGCCTAAGTCAAGCCCAGGCCTAAGAGGGGGTTTGGAAATAGTTTTCAACCAGCAATTGACGCGCCTCGGTTAGAACCTCACTAGCTGCGTCATTGCCCCAAGCGCAAAGATGATCAATACAATTCCCTAAGCTTCCATTTTAAAGCTGACCGCATGTGTTTCATGGACACTTTTTCCGATGTGGGACGACGACAAATAACGCAACCGTTTGATTTTGAGGATACCCGCAAATAAAAACTATcactataaacaaaaataataattgaagtaATAAAActgaataaatatttgttatatggtttttatttatgtatatttttcataaaacttTTACATTCAAAATCACATTAAACATAAAAGACAATTAAAAGGTATAAAGAGAAAGAATAAGATTAATAATTGGCTAATTTTATTATGTAAACAAACCCTATAGAAATAACAATCTTATTAACCAAATGTCACACTCAATACTTTCCTAATACATGgtgaaatttaatgaaataatgtaaataaaatcaatGATGGGAGTGCTATAATACTAGTAATACATACTTTTTGCACTCCAATTTATATtgcatataaaattaattatcatgatattaattaaatggaCGCTGCAGCATCCTTTCCATGGGGAGACTTGGAATGGCGAAGCCTCCTTTCCGTGGACAGCACTTTTGCGAACCTGCATCATTCACATATATACGTATAAAACTTGTAAATTATAAACAATGAAGGCGTGgaagtaaatatatattgttagatgaacacaaccctttataatagtatgatattgtctactttcaGCATAAACTCTCTTAACTTTTGTTTCCTTTGGACTTCCTCAAAATGTCTCGTATGAATAGaaagaatattatttgattataaattcatgatcattccctaccTTACCAGatctttcatcatccaacatatataatttgatgataacataatttttaCCTTATGAGAGCTTGCTCGTTTGTTTCAGAATCACGAGGTTGAACAACACCCGTCTCCAAATTCACCCTCGAGACTGGtttcttcaacaatttttCACCGACCTCAACAAGATCATTCAAGTTCTTCTTCGTGGCTATGTCCACTGAGGATATAACTCCGTTCAATGTATCATCctaaccattttaaaattaaatgcattattatttttcaacattttttttttcattggttGATTGatttcggaaaaaaaaaaaaaacctgaaTTCGGAGGTAGTTTTGTTCGCAATGAAGAGCTTTAAAAACCACAGAAAGATGAAAATCCACCATATCAGAACTTGCATGAGAAAACACGTCGATGATCGGCGTGGAACCGCCGGCCGTGAGCCACTGCAACAAACCCCACTTGGCAGCCTTCTCCGACGTgtatttcatttcatctttTGGGGATCCCGTCCCCAACGATATAACTAGAAACCTCGAGTAATCTGTTACTCTTATAGCAAAGAAATCTGGGTTCCCTTTCAGTGCCTCCTTTGTCACTTCACCCATAGCCAGCAAAGTctgcaatttttatttgtttttaatttttttttctccaatttttatagttatatttaaaatcaaatttaattcttttaatataacttatttagagaaaataatatacaTACTGGATTATTAGCAGCAACGCCACCATCAACAAGGTTAAATTCCCTAACTTTACCAGTGGCGACATTCTGAGTTTTGAAGTAATGAGCAGGAAGATAAGTAGGCGCCGCGGATGTCGAAATGCATATGTCGGAGACCGCTGCATTCAAATCAGGTTTGTTCTTGACCTAGAAAGgttgtagaaaaaaaaattattcaataaaactACTACGAGATGTATCTTACGTTCATATGTCGACAAAATCGAAATACTTAAGTGTAGGAACCTCGTAGCTGGAGAAGATGGTGGGCTGAAGGAGCTTGATGTCGAAGGCAGGGATAACAACATTAGTCAAAGTTTGGCTCAATTTTGTATCTCCAAGTTTTTCCTTGACGAGCTGGTGGAGATACTTTCCATCATATTTTGGACCCATCAGCGCATTGACGATCTTTTCTATCGCCAGCGATCTGCCAAAACTCGAAGCTAAATGTTGTTATTACAAGAGAAAAAATGGATTAGTTTGTTTAGTATATTGTTTAAGGTTATTGTGAAATTTGCAGACCGTTTCTGGGGGAAGATTTTAGGAGAGTGGTCGAGGTAGAAATCTTTGATGTCTTTAGCCGAAAACAAGGGACGATTGTTTTCGTTTGGAGCAGTTAACATGGCTGTCACCAATCCACCAGTGCTCGTCCCAGCAATCACATCGAAATAATCGGCGATTCTTGCATCCTCGCCGTCTAGTTTCTACACACCATATGAACATTAATCAACTCAAAAGTCTTacctttattaatttttaacattCTACTGTCACGTGTGTATTTAATACTTCATTAGTAATGAATATTATGATTAATAGTTAACTAACTTCGAAACAATTGAAATAGTTAGAAATTACGTATGGTACCTGAAGTTCAGACTCCAAGAAATTGAGGATGGTTCCGGGGATGAGCCCTCGGATTCCACCTCCATCGATACTCAACACCGTGATAAGGTTTCCAAAAGTTGGAGGCTGGAGAGGAACATTTGTTGaatccataaataaatatacaaaaatcAAGGAACGTGGATTGAAAAAACTAAGGTGTTTGCTTTTGTAAATATATCTGCACTGCTAGAAGGATTTGAGAGCAAATATCTATAATTCTATTCTTTGGGGGGCATTGTATTGAGGTATTTATAGAATTCCTCGAACACATTGGgttgaaatatttaagaatatttatttttcaattatatttatcatatctacctatttattataaacaaatattttatatgattgaGAATATTTTAACTCGGTATACCCAAAGTACcatatttgataatttattcAAGGTAAATATCTAGGTATCTAGATATCCTTTATTCAAAGCagatttttacctttttatcatatgtatcatatttgctttttttattatacacGATATTTGCCTTCCATCACTTTATTATAGGCGATATTTGTCTTATATTATTACCATAGATATCATATTGGATAAaagacaaatatcttgtatccatttattattatttagttatttatttagttctaTAATTACAAATGGATAAGCTTCCAACTCGGTCATGCAGCCACTTCCCTCTTAGCAGCCGCTTATATTTATCTTCTTGGTCTTTCCCAAGGACAAGTTATcaacataaataattataagcaGCTTTCCTTtcgttaattaattaattaaaactttagTACATAAcacaatttgaatataaaaaatatgaaaattatatgCATCATAGCTTAATAAAGTCTTGACTCTTAAATGGCACGTtctaaaaactaattaatttacaCCATAATTTAGttacaatataataatatgattCGTGTACGAAACAAATTCCAGAATAATTGGAATATGGtggattaaataaataatttcaattttcttagcTAGTTGTGCTAATCCTTATTTGAGAGAgtagaaaattatatttaaaataaaaaaagggttagaaaatgGGCCAAGTTGGGTACTTAGAAAAATCAACTTTATGGAGACTTGAATTTATTACGTTCGATTATCGTTCTGCAATTTCTGGTCTTATTCAACTTCAAAGCTCAAcccaattattttaatattggaacaataaaaaaaatattatattgacTCAATCGATAtgttgaaattataattatttatcacGGACGCAAGCTTTGCGTGCATAACGATATAAACGACTATCTTTTCCTTATGATTGGGTTCAAAATTTTCCACCGGACTAAATAACTTTTTCATttcgaaaaataaatttaattatttaataatattatcgaatattcatataattttatactaaAGGATCAAacgatttaaaaaataagaaatattgaaaataaattcacTCTAAAAGCCGTCGTATGTTTATATCAAATTCattctaaaaaatagtttctttagcaaattaatgattttaaattagtcTAAATCTTATCTTTACTTTTTGTTGGTCAATTCAAACATAAGTATCCTAAATTTGGGTCAGATTTCAATCTAGGAATGAGGCGCATACCTCGTggattattgttatttttaattattattttaaatttgaaactatAAGTTaaaaagaccaaaaaaaaaataaaaaagtatattattaaaataatagattcCAGCTCGCATCACAAAAAGCCATCAGCTATCATCGTGAACCAAATGGCTGCTTTGTCGTTTTCTCCTTAATCGCTTTTATCAACCGTACTACGAATTATCCAACGGTCTAAATTGTTGcttatgtttttcattttattagatCCAATAACACAAATAACCACGTTTGAATTAGGTTTtctaaatcaattatttaaaacaaggGAATTAGAAATTAGAGATTGACTCACGAATGGACCAGAAACACATGTTCTCTCGAACTTAtctatttgtattatttaatttaaccaagctttttttcttcttgtttatTATGAAAAGGACCAAAAATTATACTTTAATTGTTACGTATTTAGGGACATGGAAAAGTGACCTGAATTCGGAGGTACTTGTCCTCACAGGGAAGGgcttgaaaaatattataataatataaaatttaaattgcttTATAAAATGGAACCTTATGATAcataaaattagttaaaactTGACCGAAGATGAAATTATTCAACAGGTTAACAGGATTACCACCCTAAATGAACACAAATCCTATAAATTAactacatttatttatttatttattattattattttgttaataatgagaaatagaaataaaaatagaattgagaCGGGGAGAATGTGTATTctcattaatattcataacTTTAAATAGGATATAAGCTAACGACTAATACCTAagaataaggaaaatataaactaattaagaatggagaataaaataaaatatactataaatcaaatataaaaaaatatatatatattaaattataatatctaaatatatttcataaataatatcttctccaaatattatatttcaacaatttttcaaataattcataTCAATAATCTAACATTTTCAgacatttgaaaaaaatatgagaaatatGATAAATATTCAGGTGGCAGGAGATGCATTATTTTCCAATTTCAAGGCGGCAGCGCTTCCATGAGGGGACCTTGCATGGCGGA
The nucleotide sequence above comes from Cucurbita pepo subsp. pepo cultivar mu-cu-16 chromosome LG11, ASM280686v2, whole genome shotgun sequence. Encoded proteins:
- the LOC111805895 gene encoding 26S proteasome non-ATPase regulatory subunit 14 homolog — translated: MSGMERLQRMFAGAGGALGHPPPDSPTLDSSEQVYISSLALLKMLKHGRAGVPMEVMGLMLGEFVDEYTVRVVDVFAMPQSGTGVSVEAVDHVFQTNMLDMLKQTGRPEMVVGWYHSHPGFGCWLSGVDINTQQSFEALNQRAVAVVVDPIQSVKGKVVIDAFRLINPQTMMLGQEPRQTTSNLGHLNKPSIQALIHGLNRHYYSIAINYRKNELEEKMLLNLHKKKWTDGLTLRRFDTHSKTNEQTIQEMLSLAIKYNKAVQEEDELPPEKLAIANVGRQDAKKHLEEHVSNLMSSNIIQTLGTMLDTVVF
- the LOC111805467 gene encoding uncharacterized protein LOC111805467 produces the protein VGLYPKGSPSRNSRRPKSSPGLRGGLEIVFNQQLTRLG
- the LOC111805989 gene encoding patatin-like protein 2 isoform X2, with amino-acid sequence MDSTNVPLQPPTFGNLITVLSIDGGGIRGLIPGTILNFLESELQKLDGEDARIADYFDVIAGTSTGGLVTAMLTAPNENNRPLFSAKDIKDFYLDHSPKIFPQKRSLAIEKIVNALMGPKYDGKYLHQLVKEKLGDTKLSQTLTNVVIPAFDIKLLQPTIFSSYEVKNKPDLNAAVSDICISTSAAPTYLPAHYFKTQNVATGKVREFNLVDGGVAANNPTLLAMGEVTKEALKGNPDFFAIRVTDYSRFLVISLGTGSPKDEMKYTSEKAAKWGLLQWLTAGGSTPIIDVFSHASSDMVDFHLSVVFKALHCEQNYLRIQDDTLNGVISSVDIATKKNLNDLVEVGEKLLKKPVSRVNLETGVVQPRDSETNEQALIRFAKVLSTERRLRHSKSPHGKDAAASI
- the LOC111805989 gene encoding patatin-like protein 2 isoform X1, with translation MDSTNVPLQPPTFGNLITVLSIDGGGIRGLIPGTILNFLESELQKLDGEDARIADYFDVIAGTSTGGLVTAMLTAPNENNRPLFSAKDIKDFYLDHSPKIFPQKRFGRSLAIEKIVNALMGPKYDGKYLHQLVKEKLGDTKLSQTLTNVVIPAFDIKLLQPTIFSSYEVKNKPDLNAAVSDICISTSAAPTYLPAHYFKTQNVATGKVREFNLVDGGVAANNPTLLAMGEVTKEALKGNPDFFAIRVTDYSRFLVISLGTGSPKDEMKYTSEKAAKWGLLQWLTAGGSTPIIDVFSHASSDMVDFHLSVVFKALHCEQNYLRIQDDTLNGVISSVDIATKKNLNDLVEVGEKLLKKPVSRVNLETGVVQPRDSETNEQALIRFAKVLSTERRLRHSKSPHGKDAAASI